A genomic stretch from Hydrogenispora ethanolica includes:
- a CDS encoding DUF4276 family protein yields the protein MNELVFFLEEPSAAALLEGLLPRLLPPNFTCRMIVFEGKQDLEKRLVKRLRGYLNPKARFVVLRDKDSADCREIKTNLRQKADEAGRPDTLIRIACYELESWYLADLAAVEAGLQIAGLTGRQNKRLFRNPDVIPNPAHELQRIAPSYQKLSGSRAIGPYLDPENMRSDSFRVFISGIRRLCSDDFEP from the coding sequence ATGAACGAGCTGGTCTTCTTTTTGGAAGAACCGTCGGCCGCGGCGTTGCTGGAAGGGCTGTTGCCGCGCCTCCTTCCGCCAAATTTTACATGCCGGATGATTGTATTCGAAGGCAAGCAAGATTTGGAGAAACGCCTGGTCAAAAGATTGCGCGGCTATTTAAATCCCAAGGCCCGTTTTGTAGTTTTGCGCGATAAAGATTCCGCGGATTGCCGTGAGATCAAAACGAACCTCCGTCAAAAAGCTGATGAAGCCGGCCGGCCCGATACACTCATCCGGATCGCATGTTACGAATTGGAAAGTTGGTATCTCGCCGATCTCGCGGCCGTCGAAGCGGGCCTCCAGATCGCGGGACTCACCGGCCGCCAGAATAAACGGCTGTTTCGGAACCCGGATGTCATTCCAAACCCTGCCCACGAATTGCAACGAATTGCTCCTTCCTACCAGAAATTAAGCGGTTCTCGCGCGATTGGCCCCTATCTTGATCCGGAAAACATGCGCTCCGATAGTTTCCGCGTATTTATCTCCGGGATCCGGCGTTTGTGTTCCGATGATTTTGAGCCGTAA
- a CDS encoding AAA family ATPase yields MRIETIRVQNFKALKNVYIQNLPALSINVGANGSGKSTFFDVFGFLKDCLTYNVTRAMQSRGGYAELVSRGQAGQDIMIEIQYRMLITGKERLVTYRLELGLDHGDKGKPCVKREILRYKRGASGSPFHFLDYQLGQGYAIQNEEDFDETDKALKRESQTLERADILAVKGLGQFQRFKAANALRQLIEGWHVSDFHIDMARGSKDAAGFAEHLSVTGDNLQIVANNIYENYPETFQQILAKMKRRVPGIGDIIPEPTQDGKLLLKFRDGSFKDPFIDRYVSDGTIKMFTYLILLHDPEPHPLLCIEEPENQLYPKLLWELVEEFRDYARRGGQVFVSTHSPDLLNAARLEEVFWLVKEDGYTQIRRAMDDPQIRAYMEAGDQMGYLWKEGFFKGADPQ; encoded by the coding sequence ATGCGAATTGAGACCATTCGAGTTCAGAATTTTAAGGCCTTAAAAAATGTCTATATTCAGAATTTGCCGGCTTTATCCATCAACGTGGGCGCCAACGGCAGCGGCAAAAGTACTTTCTTTGATGTGTTCGGTTTTTTGAAGGATTGTCTGACCTATAACGTGACCCGGGCGATGCAGAGTCGTGGTGGCTATGCGGAACTGGTATCGCGGGGTCAAGCCGGTCAGGATATCATGATTGAGATCCAGTACCGGATGCTCATCACTGGCAAAGAGCGATTGGTTACGTATCGATTGGAGCTTGGCCTGGACCACGGAGATAAAGGCAAACCTTGTGTAAAACGGGAAATTTTACGCTATAAACGTGGCGCTTCGGGATCACCGTTTCACTTCCTGGATTATCAATTGGGTCAGGGCTATGCGATTCAAAATGAGGAAGATTTCGATGAGACTGACAAAGCTTTGAAACGCGAGAGTCAGACATTAGAGCGGGCCGATATCTTGGCCGTCAAGGGCTTGGGCCAGTTTCAGCGGTTCAAGGCCGCCAACGCGCTGCGCCAGTTGATCGAAGGTTGGCATGTATCCGATTTTCACATCGATATGGCGCGTGGCAGTAAAGATGCGGCCGGTTTTGCGGAGCACCTGTCGGTTACAGGAGACAATCTGCAAATCGTCGCCAATAACATTTATGAGAATTACCCGGAAACGTTTCAGCAAATCCTGGCGAAGATGAAACGGCGGGTTCCGGGGATCGGAGACATCATTCCCGAACCGACCCAGGACGGCAAGCTGTTGCTTAAGTTTCGCGACGGTTCGTTTAAGGATCCGTTTATCGACCGGTATGTTTCGGATGGGACCATCAAAATGTTTACCTATCTTATTTTGCTGCATGATCCGGAGCCCCATCCCTTGCTGTGCATCGAAGAGCCTGAGAATCAACTCTATCCCAAGTTGCTTTGGGAATTGGTGGAGGAGTTCCGCGACTACGCCAGACGGGGAGGGCAGGTATTTGTCTCCACGCACTCCCCAGATCTGCTGAATGCGGCTCGACTGGAGGAAGTATTCTGGCTGGTAAAAGAGGATGGCTATACCCAGATCCGGCGCGCTATGGATGATCCTCAGATCCGGGCCTATATGGAGGCAGGGGACCAGATGGGGTACTTGTGGAAAGAAGGGTTCTTCAAGGGGGCCGATCCCCAATGA
- a CDS encoding AAA family ATPase, translating into MKHWEWPAGCGLGILVYLIWRGVDLTPLLAIGGALLLLFMLTQGRFRSLETLGGQNLSRSESGIGFDDIGGQEVAKRELLEALDFVCDVNRTKALGIRPLKGILLTGPPGTGKTLLAKAASSYTDSVFVAASGSEFIEMYAGVGAQRVRQLFTKARQLAARAGKQSAIIFVDEIEVIAGQRGSHSSHLEYDQTLNQLLVEMDGLKPNEAVKILVIAATNRADLLDPAILRPGRFDRQVKVDLPDREGRLHILKIHAKDKPLADEVSLEEIAKDTFGFSGAHLESLVNEAAILAFRKERTAIGMEEFRESIDKVMMGEKLERRPQPDELRRVAVHETGHAMVSELLRPESVATLTVIPRGKALGFMRQTQTEEQYLYTREYLEDQIAICLGGAMAEELVYGNWSTGSANDFEQATAIARQMLKTGLTRLGIIHEELAGREQMHEVVTEIMEAQKVRVRELLQRKESFFREVIDDLLEREKVSGEWFRERLQCA; encoded by the coding sequence ATGAAACATTGGGAATGGCCCGCCGGTTGCGGGCTGGGCATATTGGTTTACCTGATCTGGCGCGGGGTTGACCTCACGCCGCTCCTGGCGATCGGAGGAGCGCTCTTGCTGCTGTTCATGCTGACGCAAGGCCGTTTCCGGAGCCTGGAGACCCTGGGCGGCCAGAACCTCAGCCGGAGCGAGAGCGGCATCGGCTTTGACGATATCGGCGGCCAGGAAGTCGCCAAAAGAGAGCTTCTGGAGGCGCTGGACTTTGTCTGCGATGTCAATCGCACCAAGGCGCTGGGGATCCGGCCGCTGAAGGGGATCCTGCTCACCGGACCGCCGGGCACCGGCAAGACGCTGTTGGCCAAGGCGGCCTCCAGTTATACCGATTCGGTCTTCGTGGCCGCTTCGGGTTCGGAATTCATCGAAATGTACGCCGGCGTCGGCGCGCAGCGGGTGCGGCAGCTCTTTACCAAGGCCCGGCAGCTGGCGGCGCGGGCCGGCAAGCAAAGCGCCATCATCTTTGTGGATGAGATCGAGGTCATCGCCGGGCAGCGGGGCAGTCACAGCTCGCATCTGGAGTATGACCAGACCCTGAACCAGCTCTTGGTGGAGATGGACGGCCTGAAGCCCAACGAGGCGGTGAAGATCCTGGTGATCGCCGCCACCAACCGGGCCGATCTGCTGGATCCGGCCATTTTGCGGCCGGGCCGTTTTGACCGGCAGGTCAAGGTGGATTTGCCCGACCGCGAGGGACGGCTGCATATCCTGAAGATTCACGCCAAGGATAAACCGCTGGCCGACGAGGTGAGCCTGGAGGAGATCGCCAAGGATACCTTCGGCTTCTCCGGCGCCCATCTGGAGTCCCTGGTCAATGAGGCCGCCATCCTGGCCTTCCGCAAGGAGCGGACCGCCATCGGGATGGAGGAGTTCCGCGAGTCCATCGACAAGGTGATGATGGGCGAAAAGCTGGAGCGGCGGCCGCAGCCCGACGAGTTGCGGCGGGTGGCGGTTCACGAGACCGGCCACGCCATGGTCAGCGAGCTGCTCCGGCCGGAGTCGGTGGCCACCCTGACGGTGATCCCGCGCGGCAAGGCCCTGGGCTTCATGCGCCAGACCCAGACCGAGGAGCAGTATCTGTACACCCGGGAATACCTGGAGGATCAGATCGCGATCTGCCTGGGCGGGGCCATGGCCGAAGAGCTGGTCTATGGCAATTGGAGCACCGGCTCGGCCAACGATTTCGAGCAGGCGACCGCCATCGCCCGGCAGATGCTGAAGACCGGCCTGACCCGGCTGGGGATCATTCACGAGGAACTGGCGGGCAGGGAACAAATGCACGAAGTGGTCACCGAGATCATGGAGGCCCAGAAGGTCCGGGTCCGGGAGCTGTTGCAGCGGAAGGAGTCGTTCTTCCGCGAGGTCATCGACGACCTCCTGGAGCGGGAGAAGGTCTCCGGCGAATGGTTCCGGGAAAGACTGCAATGCGCGTAA